DNA sequence from the Bernardetia sp. genome:
ACAATGGAAAAATAATATATAACCTCAACGGAATAGAATTTAGAACAAGTAGCTTTGAATAATCAGTCTTGCCGTTGCTGGTGTCTTACCAATAACGGCATTTCATCATCTAAAACTCATAACTCAAAAAGTAGCTAAAACCAAGATTTACTGGTTTATCATTTTGTCCGAAGCCTGCAATGGTAGTAGGCTTAAAAAGTGAGTCGTTGGGCTGACTTACTCGCATTCTGATTCTGAACAAATAACTCATATAAAAATGAGATAAAAATCCTTTTCTAGCCAAGTTTACTTTCATTCCTGTATTGATTTCTGCCCAATGGAAAGTGAGGTTGTCTTCTGAAAGATTTCTAAAGAAACGAGTACGGTCATTTTCTACAGCTTCCAAATCCCAATAACGGTCATCGACATCATAAAATAGTTTATGAGAAAAATTAGCAATCCCATATCTTGCTCCCAAAACTATCGCTTCTCTGTCTAAAAGGCGATGTAAAACATTGTATTCTACACCAACACTGCCATAAAACCCAGTATTCTGATATTGAAAGAAATTAGCAACACCTACATCTTGTGTAGAAAGA
Encoded proteins:
- a CDS encoding DUF6048 family protein; translated protein: MKINYTSLFQTFCIVCLFLGMTNIGVAQTTTPTDTTQIVVKKKKEPKPPVKYTPVSLRVGADVWSLFNNVRNFNILRFNGNAEFTLNNVWFAVLEGGYGDALSTQDVGVANFFQYQNTGFYGSVGVEYNVLHRLLDREAIVLGARYGIANFSHKLFYDVDDRYWDLEAVENDRTRFFRNLSEDNLTFHWAEINTGMKVNLARKGFLSHFYMSYLFRIRMRVSQPNDSLFKPTTIAGFGQNDKPVNLGFSYFLSYEF